The Hymenobacter sp. DG01 genome has a segment encoding these proteins:
- a CDS encoding DUF4350 domain-containing protein, whose product MLSRRFFLSGLLLTSLSTQAQTTPVTSRPMSQRMADAFISWHPDSILIGNRKTARWDYEQGLMLKALERVWQRTGDARYFTYIQKDLDQFVRPDGTIRTYKLEDYNLDNLTTGHALLTLSQMSVPQAEKYQKAAQLLRKQLEGQPRTKAGGFWHKKVYPNQMWLDGLYMAEPFYAEYSKVFNQPAGFDDVAKQFALIEKNLVDPKTGLLYHGYDESREQRWANKTTGQSPNFWDRGMGWYAMALVDVLDYFPENHPQRQQLIKDVQRLAPVLAKYQDSKTGTWALVVDQVSRKGNYQEASGSSMFVYFLQKGVRMGYLDKKYADVARKGYDGLLKQFVATETGEALAFNGTVSVGGLGGNPYRDGSFEYYLSEPLRKNDLKGVGPFILASVEMEVAADSKLGSGKTVAVDNHFNHELRKNSLSGQEEPWHYTWQDRTHGGFYFWGQQFRDLGAKTATISTAPTATSLKGVNVYIIVDPDTKKETPKPNFVQPSDVQALTKWVKDGGTLVLMANDTSNCEIPRFNTLAQAFGIQFKPLNLNMVKGNQFEQGKVVLPAGNAVFKNARTAYIKELAPLDVKAPAQPVVTQDGHVIIATAKVGKGTVFAVGDPWLYNEYVDGRKIPAEYQNFQAAKDLATWLLQQSGR is encoded by the coding sequence ATGCTCTCTCGCCGCTTCTTCCTTTCCGGCCTGCTACTCACTTCCCTGTCAACTCAGGCCCAGACCACGCCTGTTACCTCGCGGCCTATGTCGCAGCGCATGGCGGACGCCTTTATCAGCTGGCATCCTGACTCAATCCTGATTGGTAACCGCAAAACGGCCCGTTGGGACTACGAGCAGGGGCTGATGCTCAAGGCCTTGGAACGGGTATGGCAGCGCACCGGCGACGCCCGTTACTTCACCTACATTCAGAAAGACCTCGACCAGTTCGTGCGCCCCGATGGCACCATCCGGACCTATAAGCTGGAAGACTACAACCTCGATAACCTCACGACCGGCCACGCCCTGCTCACGCTCAGCCAGATGTCGGTGCCCCAGGCCGAGAAGTACCAGAAGGCGGCCCAACTGCTGCGCAAGCAGCTGGAAGGGCAGCCGCGCACCAAGGCCGGCGGCTTCTGGCACAAAAAGGTGTACCCGAACCAGATGTGGCTCGATGGCCTCTACATGGCCGAGCCTTTCTACGCCGAGTACAGCAAGGTATTTAACCAGCCCGCCGGCTTCGATGATGTAGCCAAGCAATTTGCTCTCATCGAGAAAAACCTAGTGGACCCCAAAACCGGCCTGCTCTACCACGGCTACGATGAAAGCCGGGAGCAGAGGTGGGCCAACAAAACCACCGGCCAGTCGCCGAACTTCTGGGACCGGGGCATGGGCTGGTACGCCATGGCGCTGGTAGATGTGCTGGATTACTTCCCCGAGAACCACCCCCAGCGCCAGCAGCTCATCAAAGATGTGCAGCGCCTGGCTCCGGTGCTGGCCAAGTATCAGGACTCGAAAACGGGCACTTGGGCGTTAGTAGTAGACCAAGTTTCGCGCAAGGGCAACTATCAGGAGGCCTCCGGAAGCAGCATGTTTGTGTACTTCCTGCAGAAGGGCGTGCGCATGGGCTACCTCGATAAAAAGTACGCCGACGTGGCCCGCAAAGGCTACGACGGTCTGCTGAAACAGTTCGTAGCTACCGAAACTGGCGAGGCGCTGGCCTTTAATGGCACGGTGAGCGTAGGCGGCCTCGGCGGCAACCCCTACCGCGACGGCAGCTTCGAGTACTACCTCTCGGAACCCCTGCGTAAGAACGATTTGAAGGGGGTAGGGCCGTTTATTCTGGCTAGCGTGGAAATGGAAGTGGCCGCCGACAGCAAACTGGGCAGCGGCAAAACTGTGGCTGTTGACAACCACTTCAACCACGAGCTACGCAAGAATTCCCTTAGCGGACAGGAGGAACCCTGGCACTATACCTGGCAGGACCGCACCCACGGCGGCTTCTACTTCTGGGGCCAGCAGTTCCGCGACCTGGGCGCCAAAACCGCTACCATCAGCACCGCGCCTACCGCTACCTCCCTCAAAGGCGTCAATGTGTACATCATCGTGGACCCTGACACCAAAAAGGAAACCCCCAAGCCTAACTTCGTACAGCCCTCCGATGTGCAGGCCCTGACCAAGTGGGTGAAGGACGGCGGCACGCTGGTGCTTATGGCCAACGACACCAGCAACTGCGAGATTCCGCGCTTCAATACCCTGGCTCAGGCCTTCGGTATTCAGTTCAAGCCCCTGAACCTGAATATGGTGAAGGGTAATCAGTTTGAGCAAGGCAAAGTAGTGCTGCCGGCTGGCAACGCCGTGTTCAAGAATGCCCGCACGGCCTACATCAAGGAACTGGCCCCGCTGGACGTGAAAGCCCCCGCCCAGCCGGTTGTTACACAAGATGGTCATGTCATCATCGCCACGGCCAAGGTGGGCAAGGGCACCGTCTTCGCGGTGGGCGACCCGTGGCTGTACAACGAGTACGTGGATGGCCGCAAGATTCCGGCCGAGTACCAGAACTTCCAGGCGGCAAAAGACCTGGCCACCTGGCTGCTGCAACAGTCAGGTCGCTAA
- a CDS encoding glycoside hydrolase 43 family protein produces MLRFLSVLLLLLPLSSWAQSALSKVWVPDLGNGTYKNPVLYADYSDPDVVRVGEDYYLTSSSFNAAPGLQILHSRDLVNWTIIGAAFTEQLPKARYSEPQHGNGVWAPAIRYHRKEFYIYYPDPDLGIFVTKAKNPAGPWSTPVCIKEAKGWIDPCPLWDEDGRAYLVHGFAGSRAGIKTILAVSPMAPDGLSLTGPDALVFDGHQGHPTLEGPKFYKRRGYYYIFAPAGGVPTGWQLVLRSKNVYGPYEERIVMDQGKTPINGPHQGAWVDTNAGEDWFLHFQDQGPYGRVVHLQPMQWKNDWPVIGEDPDGDGKGQPMLTYRKPRVKAKAQPLATPLTSDEFSSNQLGLQWQWHANPQDYWAYLNGPQGYLRLYAMPLAEGYKNLWQQPNLLLQKLPAEVFTVTTKLRFDSRLDGEKVGLVMMGLDYAYLSLTNQGGKLQLSQSTCLNADKGTPETTTPTVEVPAAQTKQPLYLRVAVKAGAKCQFSYSLDGQNFQPLGAEFQAREGKWIGAKVGLFATRPGKFNDSGSADIDWFRVE; encoded by the coding sequence ATGCTCCGATTCCTTTCTGTACTGCTGCTGTTGCTGCCGCTGAGCTCCTGGGCTCAATCGGCTTTATCCAAAGTGTGGGTGCCCGACTTGGGTAATGGCACCTACAAAAACCCGGTACTTTACGCCGACTACTCGGACCCCGACGTGGTGCGGGTAGGGGAGGACTACTACCTCACCTCATCGAGTTTTAACGCCGCCCCGGGCCTGCAAATCCTGCATTCCCGCGACCTGGTAAACTGGACTATCATCGGGGCGGCCTTCACCGAGCAGCTGCCCAAAGCGCGCTACAGTGAGCCCCAGCACGGCAACGGCGTGTGGGCCCCGGCCATCCGCTACCACCGCAAGGAGTTCTACATTTACTACCCCGACCCCGACCTGGGTATCTTCGTGACCAAGGCCAAGAATCCGGCCGGGCCCTGGAGCACGCCCGTGTGCATCAAGGAAGCTAAGGGCTGGATTGACCCCTGCCCGCTCTGGGACGAGGACGGCCGCGCCTACCTTGTGCACGGCTTTGCGGGCTCCCGGGCCGGCATCAAAACCATCCTGGCCGTGTCGCCGATGGCACCCGACGGCCTGAGCCTGACCGGGCCCGATGCGTTGGTATTCGACGGGCACCAAGGCCACCCTACGCTGGAAGGGCCGAAGTTCTACAAGCGCCGCGGCTACTACTACATCTTCGCGCCGGCCGGGGGTGTACCCACCGGCTGGCAGTTGGTGCTGCGCTCCAAAAATGTGTACGGCCCTTACGAAGAGCGCATTGTGATGGACCAGGGCAAAACGCCCATCAATGGACCGCATCAGGGCGCCTGGGTTGATACTAACGCGGGCGAAGACTGGTTTCTGCACTTCCAGGACCAAGGGCCCTACGGCCGCGTGGTGCATCTGCAGCCTATGCAGTGGAAAAACGACTGGCCCGTTATCGGGGAGGACCCCGACGGTGACGGCAAAGGCCAGCCCATGCTGACCTACCGTAAACCACGAGTTAAAGCCAAGGCTCAGCCCCTGGCCACCCCACTAACTTCCGACGAGTTCAGCAGCAACCAGCTGGGCCTGCAGTGGCAGTGGCACGCCAACCCCCAGGACTATTGGGCCTACCTCAACGGGCCGCAGGGGTACCTGCGTCTCTACGCCATGCCACTGGCCGAGGGCTACAAAAACCTCTGGCAGCAGCCCAACTTACTATTGCAAAAGCTGCCCGCCGAGGTGTTCACCGTTACTACCAAACTGCGCTTCGACTCCCGCCTGGATGGTGAGAAAGTGGGCTTGGTGATGATGGGCTTGGATTACGCCTACCTCTCGCTAACCAACCAAGGCGGCAAACTGCAGCTCAGCCAAAGCACCTGCCTGAACGCCGACAAAGGCACGCCCGAAACCACTACGCCCACCGTGGAAGTGCCCGCCGCCCAGACCAAGCAGCCCCTCTATCTGCGCGTGGCCGTGAAAGCCGGTGCCAAGTGCCAGTTTAGCTACAGCCTCGACGGCCAGAACTTTCAGCCGCTGGGCGCGGAGTTTCAGGCCCGGGAAGGCAAGTGGATTGGAGCCAAAGTAGGCCTGTTTGCTACCCGCCCCGGAAAGTTCAACGACTCCGGCAGCGCCGACATTGATTGGTTCCGAGTGGAGTAA
- a CDS encoding RagB/SusD family nutrient uptake outer membrane protein: protein MKFLPNHTLKLLLAAGVASVTLPACEKQLEEYNPSGLTAEGVYSTPAGFETLVNAAYSYNRWWYGKENGYSISEMGTDLWQRGAGDVNPDLTEYTTLQGSSAALTDLWNRLYAAVNVCNAGITRVGNSGMSDALKKTREGELRFLRAFYYWQIVETWGGVHFTTEEVTSIANTANRTPVETFYKQIFEDLNVAVANLPTTTVDYGRVTKPAAEAFLAKMYLTRGQDRQAADLAQKVISSYGYALQPRFADLWSMTNLENKEILWAVNYSKDLSLNDRVDATLYPDGHPRGGNNGHLLFLMKYDDQPGVIRDIAYGRPFNRFMPSLFYLNLFNEKIDSRYAATFQTVWLANRAVSGIAVGDTAVVASKYIIPAATKAQKKYRIWDQSAVYRPNGTISGDRIHYMTMKKFMDPTRPTIAEEQSARDAYVLRLADVYLTAAEAEFKAGNAAKAADLINVVRRRAALPGKETDMLIKPTDVTLDFILDERGRELGGEQLRWFDLKRTGKLLERVKKYNPDAGASIQEFHLVRPIPQRQLDAVSNKGDFTQNPGYR from the coding sequence ATGAAATTCTTACCTAATCATACGCTGAAGTTGCTGCTGGCTGCCGGGGTAGCAAGTGTTACCCTGCCCGCCTGCGAAAAGCAGCTGGAAGAATATAACCCCTCGGGCCTCACGGCCGAAGGTGTGTACAGCACGCCCGCCGGCTTCGAGACGCTGGTTAACGCCGCTTATTCCTACAACCGCTGGTGGTACGGCAAGGAAAACGGCTATAGCATCTCGGAAATGGGCACCGACCTGTGGCAGCGAGGTGCCGGCGACGTAAACCCCGACCTGACCGAGTACACCACCCTGCAAGGCAGCTCGGCCGCCCTCACCGACCTCTGGAACCGCCTCTACGCTGCCGTGAACGTGTGCAACGCGGGCATTACGCGTGTTGGCAACTCGGGTATGAGTGACGCCTTGAAGAAAACTCGGGAGGGGGAGCTGCGCTTCCTGCGGGCTTTCTACTACTGGCAGATTGTGGAAACCTGGGGCGGCGTGCACTTCACCACCGAAGAGGTGACTTCCATAGCCAACACGGCCAACCGCACCCCCGTCGAAACCTTCTACAAGCAGATTTTCGAGGATCTGAACGTGGCGGTGGCCAATCTGCCCACCACTACCGTGGATTATGGGCGCGTAACCAAGCCCGCCGCCGAAGCCTTCCTGGCCAAGATGTACCTGACCCGCGGCCAGGACCGGCAGGCCGCCGATCTGGCCCAGAAAGTCATCAGTAGCTACGGCTACGCCCTGCAGCCCCGCTTTGCCGATTTGTGGTCGATGACCAACTTGGAGAACAAGGAAATACTCTGGGCCGTGAACTACTCCAAGGACCTGAGCCTGAACGATAGGGTAGATGCCACGCTCTACCCCGACGGCCACCCCCGCGGCGGTAACAACGGCCACCTGCTGTTCCTGATGAAGTACGACGATCAGCCCGGCGTTATCCGCGACATTGCCTACGGCCGGCCGTTCAACCGCTTCATGCCCTCGCTCTTTTACCTGAACCTGTTCAACGAAAAGATAGACTCTCGCTACGCCGCCACTTTCCAGACGGTGTGGCTGGCCAACCGGGCCGTAAGCGGCATTGCCGTGGGTGATACGGCCGTAGTAGCCAGCAAATACATTATTCCGGCTGCCACCAAGGCCCAGAAAAAGTACCGCATCTGGGACCAGAGCGCCGTGTACCGGCCCAACGGCACCATCAGCGGGGACCGAATTCACTACATGACCATGAAGAAATTCATGGACCCCACCCGCCCTACCATTGCCGAGGAACAAAGTGCCCGCGACGCCTATGTGCTGCGCCTGGCCGATGTGTACCTGACGGCCGCCGAGGCCGAGTTCAAGGCCGGTAACGCCGCCAAAGCCGCCGACCTGATTAACGTGGTGCGCCGCCGCGCCGCCCTACCCGGCAAGGAAACGGATATGCTCATCAAGCCCACCGACGTAACCCTGGACTTTATCCTGGATGAGCGGGGTAGGGAGCTGGGCGGTGAGCAGCTGCGTTGGTTTGACCTCAAGCGCACCGGCAAGCTGCTGGAGCGCGTGAAGAAGTACAATCCCGACGCGGGCGCCAGCATTCAGGAGTTTCACTTGGTACGGCCCATTCCGCAGCGCCAGCTTGATGCCGTTTCCAATAAGGGCGACTTCACCCAGAACCCTGGTTACAGATAA
- a CDS encoding glycosyl hydrolase family 28 protein: MKQLTVLFLAVLLLAFRPAEDKKTTIFLVGDSTMSDKPLDKAERGWGMYFKQYFDEGVTVQNHAMNGRSTRNFRHEGRWAKVLEQVKPGDWVFIQFGHNDSKQEDTARFAAPKTAYRQNLTRYVQEARAKGANPVLLTPVGRRYFDDQGKRKDDHGDYPGVVKEVAKAQKVPVIDLHETSWAMYSQLGDAGSKPLFWSYQNGANNTKLDNTHFSAYGAERVAQLVAQDVKKMNLGIASHLQPLAFAGKYQYDLPVVLQPYFRKDTFNITKYGAVADGQTLNTEAFRKAIDDCSKQGGVVLVPRGLWLTGPIQLKSNVNLHVAKGALVQFSNKLSDYQLIKTNWEGEDAVRNQSPISGYDLENIAITGQGTFDGAGDAWRMVKKEKLNAGQWQRLVKSGGVVDEKGTTWYPSASSLKGSTLNKPWTIPAGQQPDYSKYQEFKDFLRPNMLSLQRCKQILLEDFTIQNSPAWTIHPLLCDNITLRNVTAKNPWYGQNTDALDLESCRNGLVEGCTFDVGDDGICIKSGRDEEGRKRGVPTENFIIRDTKVYHAHGGFVIGSEMSGGARNIFVSNCTFMGTDVGLRFKTTRGRGGVVENIFVDGVDMTDIAGEAILFDMYYAAKDPVQVNGEAFGIPEIKAEPLNEGTPQFKSFRIKNVTCKGANTGILVRGLPEMAIQDVDIENTVLESNKGLVCQEADGIRLKNVTLISRETNPVMEIQNSRNISLDNIRYAPGAELLLRVTGSRSKAVTLRNTDLKAAKKGLETGDKVGKKTVTVSKR, encoded by the coding sequence ATGAAACAACTCACCGTTCTGTTTCTTGCCGTCCTGCTGCTGGCCTTCCGGCCTGCCGAGGACAAGAAAACCACCATTTTCCTGGTCGGCGACTCCACCATGTCCGACAAGCCCCTGGACAAAGCCGAGCGCGGCTGGGGCATGTACTTCAAGCAGTATTTCGATGAAGGCGTGACCGTGCAAAACCACGCCATGAACGGGCGCAGCACCCGCAACTTCCGCCACGAAGGCCGCTGGGCGAAAGTGCTGGAACAAGTGAAGCCTGGCGACTGGGTATTCATTCAGTTCGGCCACAACGACAGCAAGCAGGAAGACACGGCCCGCTTTGCCGCGCCCAAAACCGCCTACCGCCAAAACCTGACTCGTTACGTGCAGGAGGCCCGCGCTAAGGGGGCTAACCCCGTACTCCTCACGCCCGTTGGCCGCCGCTACTTCGATGACCAAGGCAAGCGCAAGGACGACCACGGCGACTACCCCGGGGTAGTAAAGGAAGTAGCCAAAGCTCAGAAGGTGCCGGTAATCGACCTGCATGAAACCAGCTGGGCCATGTATTCCCAGCTTGGCGACGCAGGCTCCAAGCCTCTGTTCTGGAGCTACCAGAACGGTGCCAACAACACCAAGCTCGATAACACGCACTTCTCGGCCTATGGGGCGGAGCGCGTGGCCCAATTGGTAGCCCAGGACGTGAAAAAGATGAACCTGGGTATTGCCTCGCACCTGCAGCCTCTGGCCTTCGCGGGCAAATATCAGTATGACCTGCCCGTGGTACTGCAGCCCTATTTCCGCAAGGACACCTTCAACATTACCAAGTACGGGGCCGTGGCCGACGGGCAGACCCTGAACACCGAAGCCTTCCGCAAAGCCATCGACGACTGCAGCAAGCAGGGTGGGGTAGTGCTGGTGCCGCGCGGCCTCTGGCTGACGGGCCCGATTCAGCTGAAAAGCAACGTAAATCTGCACGTGGCCAAAGGCGCCCTGGTGCAATTCAGCAACAAGCTCTCTGACTACCAGCTCATCAAAACCAATTGGGAAGGCGAGGATGCCGTGCGCAACCAGTCGCCCATTTCGGGCTACGACCTCGAGAATATTGCCATTACCGGCCAGGGCACCTTCGATGGGGCCGGTGACGCGTGGCGCATGGTAAAAAAGGAAAAGCTGAACGCCGGTCAGTGGCAACGGTTGGTGAAGTCGGGAGGGGTAGTGGATGAGAAGGGTACTACCTGGTATCCCTCGGCTAGCTCCCTGAAAGGCTCCACGCTCAACAAGCCCTGGACCATTCCGGCTGGCCAACAGCCCGACTACAGCAAGTACCAGGAGTTCAAGGATTTCCTGCGGCCCAACATGCTCAGCCTGCAGCGCTGCAAGCAGATTCTGCTGGAAGACTTCACCATTCAGAACTCCCCGGCCTGGACCATTCACCCCCTGCTTTGCGACAACATCACCCTGCGCAACGTAACGGCCAAAAACCCCTGGTACGGCCAGAATACCGACGCCCTCGACCTGGAATCTTGCCGTAACGGTCTGGTAGAAGGCTGCACGTTTGACGTAGGCGACGACGGCATCTGCATCAAGTCGGGCCGCGATGAGGAAGGCCGCAAGCGCGGCGTGCCCACCGAGAACTTCATCATCCGCGACACGAAAGTGTACCACGCCCACGGCGGCTTCGTGATTGGCTCCGAAATGTCGGGCGGGGCGCGCAACATCTTTGTGAGCAACTGCACCTTCATGGGTACGGATGTAGGGCTGCGCTTCAAAACCACTCGCGGCCGCGGGGGGGTAGTGGAAAACATCTTCGTGGATGGCGTGGACATGACCGACATTGCCGGCGAGGCCATTCTGTTTGACATGTACTACGCCGCCAAGGACCCCGTGCAGGTAAATGGCGAGGCCTTCGGCATTCCCGAAATCAAGGCCGAGCCCCTGAACGAAGGCACCCCCCAGTTCAAGAGTTTCCGCATTAAAAACGTGACGTGCAAAGGCGCCAACACCGGCATTCTGGTGCGCGGCCTGCCGGAAATGGCCATTCAGGACGTGGACATTGAAAACACGGTGCTGGAAAGCAACAAGGGCCTGGTCTGCCAGGAGGCCGACGGCATCCGCCTGAAAAACGTGACCCTGATTTCCCGGGAAACCAACCCCGTCATGGAAATCCAGAACAGCCGCAACATCAGCCTCGACAACATCCGTTACGCCCCCGGCGCCGAGCTGCTCCTGCGTGTGACGGGCAGCCGCAGCAAAGCCGTAACCCTACGCAACACCGACCTCAAAGCCGCTAAAAAAGGCCTGGAAACCGGAGATAAAGTAGGGAAGAAGACGGTGACCGTGTCGAAGCGGTAA
- a CDS encoding TonB-dependent receptor: protein MRNALLVSALVLGTTVAAQAQQTRQLQGRVLDGTTGEALPGVTVVVKNTTIGATTDGDGKFTLSIPEGGDVALTFSYIGYLPQTVSVGSQTQLKVSLKSDEKALDEVVVIGYGQVKKSDVTGSIVSVKEEDLKKVPSANVMETLQGRLPGVDITRSSGSAGSGVNIAVRGNRSITAQNGPLFIVDGVQYNSIQDINPNDIQSMEVLKDAASTAIYGSRGANGVIIVTTKKGAAGQPRVTINSYYGITDAVYYPRVNDAAAYVAQKREANRTTGTWTGPADDSKIFTPLEIQNIANGTGTDWMDMLLRQGVQQEHQIGLSGGSDKTKFYTSFDYFNEQGLFRMDDLNRYSIRFNLDQEINNKVRVGLQSQLTYFNQDRRRDPTNQANKINPLLTPYDENGQLSVFPNAGNFINPLIDEQEGNYQNNVRTTRTFVTGYASYQILPSLNLRSNLGLTLSSARTGIYQGSNTLDRNGSVAQSAYGTEFVTNWSWENILNYNKTFGNHAITATGVTSLLTFNTENSNAQGRNQLLDYQGFYALANANQQVGINSGYVNSKLISFTGRVQYNFKSRYLLTLTGRSDGSSVLAPGNKWAFFPSAAVAWRIIEEDFMKDLTPITDLKLRASYGRAGNYDIPAYSTQSLLVRIPFAFGESSAPAYTFANRIGNKALGWELSNTLNFGLDFALLNNRFTGTVDVYDTRTSDLLLNRVLPATSGYSIVTENAGKTRNRGIEVGLNALVLEKNNFRWNAGLTWFKNKEEITALTVSGNDVTNRWFIGSPVNVFYDYEKTGIWQTNEADAAKAYGQKPGQIKVRDLDGSNTITAAGDRKVLGSTVPKWSGSFNTDVSYKGFDLSVQLFARIGQMLNYEYNGFFDPQGIENSSRQNYWTPENPSNDYPRPDASLSKSTLQNALYGTTLLYEDGSYAKLRAATLGYTFPAGLASRLRMSSLRVYVQGKNLYTWSHIDNYDPERGGAITTPIPRVLTAGINLGF, encoded by the coding sequence ATGAGAAACGCTTTACTAGTGAGTGCCCTGGTGCTGGGTACAACGGTGGCTGCCCAGGCGCAGCAAACCCGCCAGCTTCAGGGACGAGTGCTCGATGGTACCACGGGTGAGGCCTTGCCCGGGGTGACGGTGGTAGTGAAAAATACCACTATTGGCGCTACCACGGATGGGGACGGCAAGTTTACCCTCAGTATTCCGGAAGGTGGGGATGTGGCCCTGACGTTCAGCTACATCGGCTACCTGCCTCAAACGGTAAGTGTCGGCTCACAAACCCAGCTGAAAGTGTCGCTGAAGTCGGATGAGAAGGCACTGGACGAGGTAGTGGTCATTGGCTACGGGCAGGTGAAGAAGAGCGACGTGACCGGCTCCATTGTGTCGGTGAAGGAAGAGGACCTGAAGAAGGTGCCTTCAGCCAACGTGATGGAAACTCTGCAGGGCCGTTTGCCGGGCGTGGATATTACCCGCAGCAGCGGCTCGGCGGGCTCAGGCGTGAACATTGCCGTACGCGGCAACCGCTCCATCACGGCCCAAAACGGCCCCCTGTTCATTGTGGATGGGGTGCAGTACAACTCCATTCAAGACATCAACCCCAACGACATCCAGAGCATGGAGGTGCTCAAGGATGCGGCCTCCACGGCCATCTACGGCTCGCGCGGGGCGAACGGGGTAATCATCGTCACGACGAAGAAGGGGGCGGCCGGGCAGCCCCGGGTGACCATCAACTCCTATTATGGCATTACCGATGCCGTGTACTACCCCCGCGTGAACGACGCGGCCGCCTACGTAGCCCAGAAGCGCGAAGCCAACCGCACCACCGGCACCTGGACCGGCCCTGCCGACGACTCCAAAATCTTCACGCCGCTGGAGATTCAGAATATTGCCAACGGTACGGGAACTGACTGGATGGATATGCTGCTGCGCCAGGGCGTGCAGCAGGAGCACCAGATTGGCCTTTCGGGTGGCTCGGACAAGACGAAGTTCTACACCTCCTTCGACTACTTCAATGAGCAGGGTCTGTTTCGGATGGACGATTTGAACCGGTACTCCATCCGCTTCAACCTCGACCAGGAAATCAACAATAAAGTGCGGGTAGGTTTGCAAAGTCAGCTCACCTACTTCAACCAGGACCGCCGCCGCGACCCTACCAACCAAGCCAACAAGATTAACCCCCTGCTCACACCCTACGACGAGAACGGGCAATTGTCGGTTTTTCCCAACGCCGGCAACTTCATCAATCCCCTGATTGACGAGCAGGAGGGCAATTACCAGAACAACGTGCGCACCACGCGCACCTTTGTCACGGGCTACGCCAGCTACCAGATTTTGCCCAGCCTGAACCTGCGTTCTAACCTGGGCCTCACCTTATCCAGTGCCCGCACCGGTATTTACCAGGGCTCCAACACCCTGGACCGCAACGGCTCGGTGGCACAGTCGGCGTACGGGACGGAGTTCGTTACCAACTGGAGCTGGGAGAACATCCTGAACTACAACAAAACCTTCGGCAACCACGCCATTACGGCCACGGGTGTCACCTCGCTGCTCACCTTCAACACCGAAAACTCCAACGCCCAGGGCCGCAACCAGCTGCTGGACTACCAGGGTTTCTACGCCCTGGCCAACGCCAACCAGCAGGTGGGCATCAACAGCGGCTACGTAAACAGCAAGCTGATTTCGTTTACGGGCCGGGTGCAATACAACTTCAAGAGCCGCTACCTGCTTACCCTCACCGGGCGCTCCGACGGCTCCTCGGTGCTAGCGCCGGGCAACAAGTGGGCCTTCTTCCCCTCGGCCGCCGTGGCCTGGCGTATCATTGAGGAAGACTTTATGAAGGACCTCACGCCGATTACGGACCTGAAGCTGCGGGCCAGCTACGGCCGCGCCGGCAACTACGATATTCCGGCCTACTCCACGCAGTCGTTGCTGGTGCGCATTCCGTTTGCGTTCGGCGAATCGTCGGCCCCGGCTTACACCTTCGCTAATCGCATCGGCAACAAAGCGCTAGGCTGGGAACTGTCGAACACCCTGAACTTCGGGCTTGACTTTGCTTTGCTGAACAACCGCTTTACGGGCACCGTGGACGTGTACGATACCCGCACCAGCGACCTGTTGCTGAACCGGGTGCTGCCCGCTACCTCTGGCTATTCCATTGTAACCGAAAACGCCGGCAAAACCCGCAACCGCGGCATTGAGGTGGGGCTGAACGCACTGGTGCTGGAAAAGAACAATTTCCGCTGGAATGCTGGCCTAACCTGGTTTAAGAACAAGGAGGAAATTACGGCCCTCACCGTGTCGGGTAACGACGTGACGAACCGCTGGTTTATCGGCTCGCCGGTAAACGTGTTCTACGACTACGAGAAGACTGGCATCTGGCAAACCAATGAAGCCGACGCGGCCAAAGCCTATGGCCAGAAGCCCGGCCAGATCAAGGTGCGCGACCTGGACGGCAGCAACACCATCACGGCGGCCGGCGACCGGAAAGTATTGGGCTCCACGGTACCGAAATGGAGCGGCTCCTTCAATACCGATGTCAGCTACAAAGGCTTCGATTTATCGGTGCAGCTGTTCGCCCGCATCGGTCAGATGCTCAACTACGAGTACAACGGCTTCTTCGACCCCCAAGGCATCGAAAACAGCTCGCGCCAAAACTACTGGACCCCCGAGAACCCCTCAAACGACTACCCCCGCCCCGACGCCAGCCTCTCGAAAAGCACCCTGCAAAATGCCCTTTACGGCACCACGCTGCTCTACGAAGACGGCTCTTATGCTAAGTTGCGGGCTGCTACCCTGGGCTACACGTTCCCGGCGGGCCTGGCCTCGCGCCTGCGCATGTCGTCGCTTAGGGTGTACGTGCAGGGCAAAAACCTCTACACCTGGAGCCACATCGACAACTACGACCCCGAGCGGGGAGGAGCCATTACCACGCCTATCCCGCGGGTGCTCACGGCCGGTATCAACCTGGGTTTTTAA
- a CDS encoding DUF2905 domain-containing protein, whose amino-acid sequence MNPQLGKTLVILGLVLVAFGVFVWLGGGSLLGWFGRLPGDIRVERPGFRFYAPIVSMLLVSLLLSLIMWLVRRLS is encoded by the coding sequence ATGAACCCTCAACTCGGCAAAACTCTCGTCATTCTCGGCCTCGTGCTGGTGGCCTTTGGGGTGTTTGTATGGCTGGGTGGGGGTAGTCTGCTCGGCTGGTTCGGGCGGCTGCCGGGCGACATTCGGGTGGAGCGGCCGGGGTTCCGGTTCTACGCACCTATTGTGTCCATGCTGCTGGTGAGCTTGCTGCTAAGCCTGATCATGTGGCTGGTGCGGCGCTTGAGCTAG